The proteins below come from a single Ictalurus furcatus strain D&B chromosome 15, Billie_1.0, whole genome shotgun sequence genomic window:
- the igsf21b gene encoding immunoglobulin superfamily member 21b produces MKLGLTLFLLLCFDFMDSVMGYLTVSIEPLPPVVMGDTVTLKCNFRTDGNLREIVWFRVTEGGSSKQKIFTYDAMYNTNFSHMEDFRRREDLVYQSTVRLPEVQMEDSGPYECHVGIYDKASREKVVLASGSITLAVMSPPKSISVIAADQPSRFSHYEAQNFTLICIVTGGKPAPVVHFKRDGELIEVLPSAQPSEAARKRGLHSAKRSRPLISRELDDTKRQKSLSHLEPDIEPLRLDGARHRHSLTSGALGQGSASPTTEVIPETVVSREFPRWVLSSSPLYYFNHTWTELVDGTMQVQAMLTWHLNPQLDNEALFSCEVKHPALSMPMQAEVTLSAPKGPKLSMTPSRVKVGDTVRITVEGFEVGIKGNEVFPEPLFTWKRVGGLLLDGSDEREGKVLVLERVPAELNGSMYRCTAENPLGSINTHTRLIVYENPRIKKETLHLNVADSTGLVPGPTLTTLLLSLILEFT; encoded by the exons ATGAAGCTTGGGCTCACTTTATTCCTGCTTCTGTGCTTCGATTTCATGGATTCAGTGATGG GGTATTTGACAGTCAGTATCGAGCCTCTCCCGCCTGTGGTCATGGGAGATACAGTGACTTTGAAGTGCAATTTCAGGACTGACGGCAACCTGAGAGAAATCGTGTGGTTTCGG gTTACAGAAGGTGGTAGCTCTAAGCAGAAAATCTTTACCTATGATGCCATGTACAATACCAATTTCTCTCACATGGAGGACTTTCGCAGAAGAGAAGATCTTGTTTACCAGTCGACTGTTAG GTTGCCTGAAGTACAGATGGAAGACAGCGGGCCTTATGAATGCCATGTGGGAATCTACGACAAGGCGTCCAGAGAGAAGGTGGTCTTAGCATCTGGAAGCATAACACTTGCTGTTATGT CACCTCCGAAATCCATCTCTGTAATCGCAGCCGACCAACCGTCACGATTCAGTCACTATGAAGCTCAAAACTTCACACTGATATGCATTGTGACTGGAGGAAAACCTGCTCCTGTG gtgcactttaagagAGATGGCGAGTTGATCGAGGTACTTCCCTCAGCCCAGCCATCAGAGGCAGCTCGGAAGAGAGGCTTGCACTCAGCCAAACGCAGCAGGCCATTGATTAGCCGAGAACTCGATGACACCAAGCGCCAGAAGTCCCTTTCTCACCTGGAGCCAGATATCGAGCCGCTGAGGTTGGATGGGGCTCGTCATCGCCACAGCCTCACTTCAGGAGCTCTGGGTCAGGGGAGTGCCAGTCCCACTACCGAGGTCATCCCAGAGACGGTGGTGAGCAGAGAGTTTCCACGCTGGGTTCTCAGCTCCAGCCCGCTCTACTACTTCAACCACACATGGACCGAGCTTGTCGACGGCACCATGCAGGTACAGGCTATGCTCACCTGGCACCTGAACCCACAGCTCGATAATGAGGCACTGTTTAGCTGCGAGGTCAAGCACCCAGCTCTCTCCATGCCCATGCAGGCCGAAGTCACGCTCT CTGCTCCAAAGGGACCAAAACTCTCCATGACTCCCAGCAGAGTAAAAGTGGGAGACACTGTGCGCATCACTGTGGAGGGATTCGAAGTGGGAATAAAAGGG AATGAGGTATTTCCAGAGCCCCTGTTCACATGGAAACGTGTTGGTGGGCTATTGCTGGATGGCAGTGATGAGAGGGAAGGCAAGGTTCTGGTTCTTGAGAGAGTACCTGCAGAGCTCAATGGCTCCATGTACCGCTGCACTGCTGAGAATCCGCTCGGTtctatcaacacacacacacgcctcatAGTGTATG aGAATCCAAGAATAAAGAAGGAGACACTACACTTAAATG TTGCTGACTCGACTGGACTTGTACCGGGACCCACACTCACCACACTGCTGCTGTCACTGATCCTGGAGTTTACATGA